From a region of the Actinomadura luzonensis genome:
- a CDS encoding putative bifunctional diguanylate cyclase/phosphodiesterase, with product MIRWRDPRAPLTAAIAAGVVVLAAAFLKDDQSLVAGAVIGGVAALAAAASLLVASLRSGGHRPTAMGARWMGGGAVIWGAGLALRPFDGGFAAGFADLFLLLGVAVTAGGTLIAADRKLPARAVLRHITDSYLCAASLFLIGWVVQLRHVYEAAADPPAFTLVMLPPMLGLLVTCAVLPSVAASRSASWSLSLAGAVTLVAMTVAGLAIATARLDGGVPPVWAVLFAPVVFLLLAGVPWVEWDGPAGGPAARNLVAIVPLALVAVAAATLLAHVAGGHAEQPVTGVVVIAVSVVLLLLVRLFVVSAVNARLRGLVRLGERQLRELAESTGDVVFLCDYEGVVREIGPGVEVTYGYPPDELVGGSIFDYIHPEDVPGIQAALRAMGLDEENATAGACLIACRVRAADGTWRPTESVATRHVGGDELMLVTTRDVSDEEALRNQVAHLTFHDGVTGLPNRAYFEERTREVLSGRTAGTVAVIFLDLDGFTSVNDSVGHASGDYLLGQAARRLRGAVRADDTLARWGGDEFAVLVETGGEAQVAVDLAERLVRAVSQEPFRVADRDVALTASVGVAFAEDDMPAGDLIRNADVAMARSKELGGRRVEVFAAQMHADVLRRLELAADLQRALIEHQFAIEYQPVVDLATSRVTAVEALVRWWRGSVFVPPEQFLGPAEDTGLIVPLSEWILREACREVAAWRASSWDIGLSLNLSARQITAPRFVETVAEALAESGLPASALTLEVIEEMLVEDAEETIRRLSELRALGVRLAIDDFGTGYASLAFLRQLPVDMIKIDPSFVAGLGRDDTLTLLTRTIVRLGHDLGLIVVAEGIERPEQLELLREMGCTRGQGFLVARPMAARGVDKLMRTSLTV from the coding sequence GTGATCCGCTGGCGTGATCCACGTGCGCCGCTGACCGCCGCGATCGCGGCAGGCGTGGTGGTGCTCGCTGCCGCGTTCCTGAAGGACGACCAGTCCCTCGTCGCCGGAGCGGTCATCGGAGGGGTGGCGGCGCTGGCCGCCGCTGCCTCGCTGCTGGTCGCCTCGCTACGGTCGGGCGGCCACCGCCCGACCGCCATGGGCGCCCGCTGGATGGGCGGCGGCGCCGTCATCTGGGGGGCCGGGCTGGCGCTGCGCCCGTTCGACGGCGGTTTCGCCGCCGGCTTCGCGGACCTGTTCCTGCTGCTCGGCGTCGCGGTCACCGCGGGCGGCACGCTCATCGCCGCCGACCGCAAGCTGCCCGCCCGGGCGGTGTTACGGCACATCACCGACTCCTACCTGTGCGCGGCCTCGCTCTTCCTCATCGGCTGGGTGGTGCAGCTCCGCCACGTCTACGAGGCCGCCGCCGACCCTCCGGCGTTCACCCTGGTCATGCTGCCGCCGATGCTCGGCCTGCTGGTGACCTGCGCCGTGCTGCCGTCGGTGGCCGCGAGCAGGTCGGCCTCCTGGTCGCTGAGCCTGGCCGGCGCCGTGACGCTGGTCGCGATGACCGTGGCCGGCCTGGCCATCGCCACCGCCCGGCTCGACGGCGGCGTGCCGCCGGTGTGGGCGGTCCTGTTCGCGCCCGTGGTGTTCCTGCTGCTGGCCGGCGTGCCCTGGGTCGAGTGGGACGGGCCCGCGGGCGGCCCCGCGGCGCGCAACCTCGTCGCGATCGTGCCGCTGGCGCTGGTCGCCGTGGCCGCCGCGACACTGCTGGCGCACGTCGCCGGCGGGCACGCCGAGCAGCCCGTGACCGGCGTCGTGGTGATCGCGGTCAGCGTGGTGCTGCTCCTGCTGGTGCGGCTGTTCGTGGTGTCGGCGGTCAACGCGCGCCTGCGCGGCCTGGTCCGGCTCGGCGAGCGGCAGCTCAGGGAGCTGGCCGAGAGCACCGGCGACGTGGTGTTCCTGTGCGACTACGAGGGCGTGGTCCGCGAGATCGGCCCCGGCGTCGAGGTCACCTACGGCTACCCGCCCGACGAGCTGGTCGGCGGGTCCATCTTCGACTACATCCACCCCGAGGACGTCCCCGGCATCCAGGCCGCGCTCCGCGCCATGGGCCTCGACGAGGAGAACGCCACCGCCGGCGCCTGCCTCATCGCCTGCCGGGTGCGCGCCGCCGACGGCACCTGGCGGCCCACCGAGTCCGTCGCCACCCGGCACGTCGGCGGCGACGAGCTGATGCTGGTCACCACCAGGGACGTCAGCGACGAGGAGGCCCTGCGCAACCAGGTCGCCCACCTGACCTTCCACGACGGCGTCACCGGCCTGCCCAACCGCGCCTACTTCGAGGAGCGCACCCGCGAGGTGCTCTCCGGCCGCACCGCCGGCACCGTCGCGGTGATCTTCCTCGACCTCGACGGCTTCACCTCGGTCAACGACTCCGTCGGGCACGCCAGCGGCGACTACCTCCTCGGGCAGGCCGCGCGGCGGCTGCGCGGGGCCGTACGCGCCGACGACACGCTCGCCCGCTGGGGCGGCGACGAGTTCGCGGTGCTGGTGGAGACCGGCGGCGAGGCGCAGGTCGCGGTCGACCTGGCCGAGCGGCTGGTCCGCGCGGTGTCGCAGGAGCCGTTCCGGGTGGCCGACCGCGACGTGGCGCTGACCGCCAGCGTGGGCGTGGCCTTCGCCGAGGACGACATGCCCGCGGGCGACCTCATCCGCAACGCCGACGTGGCCATGGCGCGCTCCAAGGAGCTGGGCGGCCGGCGCGTGGAGGTGTTCGCCGCGCAGATGCACGCCGACGTGCTGCGCCGCCTGGAGCTGGCCGCCGACCTGCAACGCGCGCTCATCGAGCACCAGTTCGCGATCGAGTACCAGCCCGTGGTGGACCTCGCGACCTCGCGCGTCACCGCCGTCGAGGCGCTGGTGCGGTGGTGGCGGGGCTCGGTGTTCGTGCCGCCCGAGCAGTTCCTCGGCCCGGCCGAGGACACCGGGCTGATCGTGCCGCTCAGCGAGTGGATCCTGCGCGAGGCGTGCCGCGAGGTGGCCGCCTGGCGGGCCTCGTCCTGGGACATCGGCCTGTCGCTCAACCTGTCGGCGCGCCAGATCACCGCGCCCCGCTTCGTCGAGACCGTCGCCGAGGCGCTGGCCGAGAGCGGGCTGCCCGCCTCCGCGCTCACCCTCGAGGTCATCGAGGAGATGCTGGTCGAGGACGCCGAGGAGACGATCCGGCGGCTGTCGGAGCTGCGCGCGCTCGGCGTGCGCCTGGCCATCGACGACTTCGGCACCGGCTACGCCTCGCTGGCCTTCCTGCGCCAGCTGCCCGTCGACATGATCAAGATCGACCCGTCCTTCGTGGCGGGGCTGGGCCGCGACGACACGCTGACGCTGCTCACCCGCACGATCGTGCGGCTCGGGCACGACCTGGGGCTGATCGTGGTGGCCGAGGGCATCGAACGTCCCGAACAGCTCGAACTGCTGCGGGAGATGGGCTGCACGCGCGGCCAGGGCTTCCTCGTGGCCCGCCCGATGGCGGCGCGCGGCGTCGACAAGCTGATGCGGACAAGTCTCACTGTTTGA
- a CDS encoding 2-hydroxyacid dehydrogenase codes for MEVWVPPLIPVPDVPGTLARMTSLRLVQTVTAGVDPYRPYMPDGATLCNARGVHDAGTAEWAVGAMIAVLREFPEFTDAQRRGEWTYRHTAVLADSTVLIVGHGSIGAALERRLEGFEVEVVRVARTAREGVHGLAELPALLPRADVVVLLVPSTPETAGMVDAAFLGRMRDGAVLVNAARGSVVDTDALIAELKTGRLRAALDVTAPEPLPAGHPLWSAPGVLITPHVAGSTPASGRRMLRLIRAQLSRYLAGEELANVITESY; via the coding sequence GTGGAGGTCTGGGTCCCGCCGCTCATCCCGGTGCCCGACGTGCCCGGCACGCTGGCCAGGATGACCTCGTTGCGGCTGGTGCAGACCGTCACCGCGGGGGTGGACCCGTACCGGCCGTACATGCCTGACGGCGCGACCCTGTGCAACGCGCGCGGCGTGCACGACGCCGGCACCGCCGAGTGGGCGGTCGGCGCGATGATCGCGGTGCTGCGCGAGTTCCCCGAGTTCACCGACGCCCAGCGCCGCGGCGAGTGGACCTACCGCCACACCGCCGTGCTGGCCGACTCCACCGTGCTGATCGTCGGCCACGGCTCCATCGGCGCGGCGCTCGAACGCCGCCTGGAGGGCTTCGAGGTCGAGGTCGTCCGGGTGGCGCGCACCGCGCGCGAAGGCGTGCACGGCCTGGCCGAGCTGCCCGCCCTGCTGCCCCGCGCGGACGTCGTGGTGCTGCTCGTCCCCTCCACGCCCGAGACCGCGGGCATGGTGGACGCCGCCTTCCTCGGCCGGATGCGCGACGGCGCGGTGCTGGTCAACGCCGCCCGCGGCAGCGTCGTCGACACCGACGCCCTGATCGCGGAGCTCAAAACGGGCAGGCTGCGCGCCGCGCTGGACGTGACCGCGCCCGAGCCGCTGCCCGCGGGCCACCCCCTGTGGAGCGCGCCGGGCGTGCTCATCACCCCGCACGTGGCGGGCAGCACCCCCGCCTCCGGGCGGCGGATGCTGCGCCTCATCAGGGCTCAGCTCTCGCGTTACCTCGCGGGGGAGGAACTGGCCAACGTCATCACCGAGTCCTACTGA
- a CDS encoding PQQ-dependent sugar dehydrogenase, whose amino-acid sequence MRKLWTLALLATLTTTAACSGGGGAAPAAPATRPGAAGDTTPAAPPTAAPTATVTGAVRPGTPKDVATGLAVPWAIAFLPGGDALVTERDSARLLRVTASGRASEVARIGEARPDGEGGLMGVAVKDRQVFLYYTAEQDNRVVRYAFDGERLGAAKVLVQGIPKGGIHNGGRLALGPDGYLYATTGETGDRPLAQDRGSLAGKILRLTTDGAPAPGNPFGTLVYSYGHRNVQGLAWDQEGRLYASEFGQNTWDEVNQIKPGGNYGWPEVEGRGDDSRYVNPIATWPTSDASPSGMAYAGGSLWVGALRGQRLWQIPLSADGSPGRPVAHYTGRYGRLRAVTATPDGSALWVGTSNEDGRGAPRQGDDRVLSVPLS is encoded by the coding sequence ATGAGGAAGCTATGGACGCTCGCGCTCCTGGCCACGCTGACGACGACGGCCGCCTGCTCCGGCGGCGGCGGCGCGGCGCCCGCCGCCCCCGCCACGCGGCCGGGAGCGGCCGGCGACACGACCCCGGCCGCGCCTCCCACCGCGGCCCCCACCGCGACCGTCACCGGCGCCGTCCGTCCGGGAACGCCGAAGGACGTCGCCACCGGGCTGGCCGTGCCGTGGGCGATCGCGTTCCTGCCCGGCGGCGACGCGCTGGTGACCGAGCGCGACTCCGCCCGGCTGCTCAGGGTGACCGCGTCCGGCCGGGCCAGCGAGGTCGCCAGGATCGGCGAGGCCCGCCCCGACGGCGAGGGCGGCCTGATGGGCGTGGCCGTCAAGGACCGCCAGGTCTTCCTCTACTACACCGCCGAGCAGGACAACCGCGTCGTCCGCTACGCCTTCGACGGCGAGCGCCTCGGCGCGGCCAAGGTCCTCGTCCAGGGCATCCCGAAGGGCGGCATCCACAACGGCGGCCGCCTCGCCCTCGGCCCCGACGGCTACCTCTACGCCACCACCGGCGAGACCGGCGACCGCCCTCTCGCCCAGGACCGCGGCTCGCTCGCCGGCAAGATCCTGCGCCTGACCACCGACGGCGCCCCCGCCCCCGGCAACCCGTTCGGCACGCTCGTCTACAGCTACGGCCACCGCAACGTCCAGGGCCTCGCGTGGGACCAGGAGGGCCGCCTGTACGCCAGCGAGTTCGGCCAGAACACCTGGGACGAGGTGAACCAGATCAAGCCGGGCGGCAACTACGGCTGGCCCGAGGTCGAGGGCCGCGGCGACGACTCCCGGTACGTGAACCCGATCGCCACCTGGCCCACCTCCGACGCCTCGCCGTCCGGGATGGCCTACGCGGGCGGCTCGTTGTGGGTCGGGGCGCTGCGCGGCCAGCGCCTGTGGCAGATCCCGCTGTCGGCCGACGGCTCGCCCGGCAGGCCGGTCGCCCACTACACCGGCCGCTACGGCCGCCTCCGCGCCGTCACCGCCACGCCGGACGGCTCCGCGCTCTGGGTCGGCACCAGCAACGAGGACGGACGCGGCGCGCCACGCCAGGGCGACGACCGCGTCCTGTCCGTCCCGCTGTCCTAG
- a CDS encoding acetolactate synthase large subunit has translation MTERMTGAQALVRALEHVGVDTVFGIPGGAILPAYDPLYDSVKVRHVLVRHEQGAGHAAEGYAQATGKVGVCMATSGPGATNLVTPIADAFMDSVPIVAITGQVAAPMIGTDAFQEADISGITMPITKHNFLVTDAGDIARTIMEAFHIASTGRPGPVLVDISKDALQSETTFSWPPVMQLPGYRPVTRPHSKQIREAAKLIAEARRPVLYVGGGVHKARAAAELLQLAELTNIPVVTTLMARGTFPDGHPQHMGMPGMHGSVAAVGALQKSDLIIGLGVRFDDRVTGDLSTFAPYAKIVHADIDPAEISKNRHADVPIVGDCKEVLTDLIGAVQAGGQKGDYDEWWRLLNGYKKTYPLGYEPFADGSLAPQYVMERLSTIVGPDAYYVAGVGQHQMWASQFISYENPGTFINSGGLGTMGFAVPAAMGAKMGCPDSTVWAIDGDGCFQMTNQELATCALEGVPIKIAVINNGNLGMVRQWQTLFYDQRYSNTDLKTARRIPDFVKLAEAYGCVGLRCERAEDVDAVIKKAMEINDVPVVVDFVVHQDAMVWPMVAAGTSNDDIKIARDMAPRWENEDE, from the coding sequence ATGACCGAACGCATGACAGGTGCACAGGCCCTGGTCAGGGCGCTGGAGCACGTGGGGGTCGACACCGTGTTCGGGATCCCCGGCGGCGCCATCCTGCCCGCCTACGATCCCCTCTACGACTCGGTCAAGGTGCGGCACGTGCTTGTACGGCACGAGCAGGGCGCCGGGCACGCGGCCGAGGGTTACGCGCAGGCCACCGGGAAGGTGGGCGTCTGCATGGCGACCAGCGGCCCCGGTGCGACGAACCTGGTGACGCCGATCGCCGACGCCTTCATGGACTCGGTGCCGATCGTGGCGATCACCGGGCAGGTGGCCGCGCCGATGATCGGCACGGACGCCTTCCAGGAGGCCGACATCTCCGGCATCACCATGCCGATCACCAAGCACAACTTCCTGGTGACCGACGCCGGCGACATCGCCCGGACGATCATGGAGGCGTTCCACATCGCCTCGACCGGCCGGCCCGGCCCGGTGCTGGTGGACATCTCCAAGGACGCGCTGCAGTCCGAGACCACCTTCTCCTGGCCGCCCGTCATGCAGCTGCCGGGCTACCGGCCGGTGACGCGGCCGCACTCCAAGCAGATCCGCGAGGCGGCCAAGCTGATCGCCGAGGCCCGGCGGCCGGTGCTGTACGTCGGCGGCGGCGTGCACAAGGCGCGGGCCGCGGCCGAGCTGCTGCAGCTCGCCGAGCTGACCAACATCCCGGTCGTGACGACGCTGATGGCCCGGGGCACCTTCCCCGACGGCCACCCGCAGCACATGGGCATGCCGGGCATGCACGGCAGCGTCGCGGCGGTCGGCGCCCTGCAGAAGTCCGACCTGATCATCGGGCTCGGCGTGCGGTTCGACGACCGGGTCACCGGCGACCTGTCGACCTTCGCGCCGTACGCGAAGATCGTGCACGCCGACATCGACCCGGCCGAGATCTCCAAGAACCGGCACGCCGACGTCCCGATCGTCGGCGACTGCAAGGAGGTCCTGACCGACCTCATCGGCGCGGTGCAGGCCGGCGGGCAGAAGGGCGACTACGACGAGTGGTGGCGGCTGCTCAACGGCTACAAGAAGACCTACCCGCTGGGCTATGAGCCGTTCGCGGACGGGTCGCTGGCGCCGCAGTACGTGATGGAGCGGCTGAGCACGATCGTCGGCCCCGACGCTTACTACGTGGCCGGCGTCGGCCAGCACCAGATGTGGGCCTCGCAGTTCATCAGCTACGAGAACCCCGGCACGTTCATCAACTCCGGCGGCCTCGGCACGATGGGCTTCGCCGTGCCGGCCGCGATGGGCGCCAAGATGGGCTGCCCGGACTCGACGGTGTGGGCCATCGACGGCGACGGCTGCTTCCAGATGACCAACCAGGAGCTGGCCACGTGCGCGCTGGAGGGCGTGCCGATCAAGATCGCCGTGATCAACAACGGTAACCTCGGCATGGTCCGGCAGTGGCAGACCCTCTTCTACGACCAGCGCTACTCCAACACCGACCTGAAGACGGCGCGCCGCATCCCCGACTTCGTCAAGCTGGCCGAGGCCTATGGTTGTGTGGGTCTGCGGTGCGAGCGCGCCGAGGACGTGGACGCCGTCATCAAGAAGGCCATGGAGATCAACGACGTGCCCGTCGTGGTCGACTTCGTCGTCCACCAGGACGCGATGGTCTGGCCGATGGTCGCGGCGGGCACCAGCAACGACGACATCAAGATCGCCCGGGACATGGCGCCGAGGTGGGAGAACGAAGATGAGTAG